From a region of the Lactuca sativa cultivar Salinas chromosome 4, Lsat_Salinas_v11, whole genome shotgun sequence genome:
- the LOC111907043 gene encoding quinolinate synthase, chloroplastic, translating to MDSATFGMACFNNAVINPKPTTRFPLPSFTFFKTVQFGLNSSSPMIHVTGNPRSTFACSAVAITPSLTSDHHASAISKLHSLASEFNSISESIDRVKRLLHYANLLPQFDDSLKVPANRVMGCTAQVWLDVRMDADGKMRFLADSDSEITKGFCSCLISVLDGATPEEVLGLKTEDLGDLNVAGLHGGKIDSRANTWHNVLISMQKRTKGLVAAREGKPIGDPFPSMVITAEGIGAKGSFAEAQARFLFPDEAKVEELTKLLKEKQIGVVAHFYMDPEVQGVLTSAQKHWPHISISDSLLMADSAVTMAKAGCKFIAVLGVDFMSENVRAILDQAGFPEVGVYRMSDEQIGCSLAEAASSPAYMDYLSGASSTSSPSLHVVYINTSLETKAHSHELVPTITCTSSNVVQTILQAFAEVPNIIVWYGPDSYMGANIVELFKQMTLMTDEEIAKIHPDHTRNSIKALLPRLHYFQDGTCLVHHMFGHEVVEKINDMYCDAFLTAHFEVPGEMFSLAMEAKRRGMGVVGSTQNILDFIKTRVQEALDRNVDDHLQFVLGTESGMLTSIVAAVRGLLGSPESSSLREGKVSVEIVFPVSSDSMTRTSSQTSSDLGDLSVIPGVASGEGCSLHGGCASCPYMKMNSLTSLVKVCNGLPLGKEGLRGYEAGRFSLLTPKGKLIADVGCEPILHMRHYQATKRLPEKLINQILGGAKIGKS from the exons ATGGACTCTGCAACATTCGGCATGGCATGCTTCAATAACGCAGTTATTAATCCTAAGCCTACAACTAGATTCCCTCTTCCCTCTTTTACTTTTTTCAAAACCGTTCAGTTTGGTCTCAATTCTTCTTCTCCTATGATTCATGTTACTGGAAACCCTAGATCCACGTTTGCATGCTCGGCTGTTGCTATTACTCCGTCCCTCACATCCGACCACCACGCCTCTGCTATATCGAAGCTTCACAGCCTTGCATCCGAATTCAATTCCATATCTGAGTCAATTGACCGCGTTAAGCGCCTCCTCCACTACGCGAACCTTCTACCGCAGTTCGACGACTCGCTGAAAGTTCCGGCAAATCGAGTGATGGGGTGTACGGCGCAGGTATGGCTGGATGTGAGGATGGACGCGGATGGAAAGATGAGGTTCTTAGCTGACAGTGATTCGGAGATTACCAAAGGTTTCTGCTCCTGTTTGATTTCGGTGCTCGATGGGGCCACTCCGGAGGAAGTTTTGGGACTGAAGACGGAAGATCTGGGGGATCTGAATGTTGCTGGTTTGCATGGAGGGAAAATTGATTCGAGGGCGAATACTTGGCATAATGTGTTGATTAGCATGCAGAAAAGGACGAAGGGTCTGGTGGCGGCTCGAGAAGGGAAGCCCATCGGGGACCCTTTTCCGTCTATGGTGATCACGGCGGAAGGTATTGGCGCGAAAGGGAGTTTTGCTGAAGCGCAG GCAAGATTTTTGTTCCCAGATGAAGCAAAAGTTGAAGAACTTACGAAATTGCTGAAGGAAAAGCAAATTGGTGTTGTTGCACATTTTTACATGGATCCTGAGGTCCAAGGCGTTCTAACTTCTGCACAGAAGCATTGGCCTCACATTTCTATATCCGATTCATTGCTTATGGCAGACAGTGCTGTTACTATGGCAAAAGCAGGATGCAAATTCATAGCTGTTTTAGGTGTAGATTTCATGTCAGAAAATGTCCGAGCAATTCTTGATCAAGCTGGTTTTCCAGAG GTTGGTGTATACAGAATGTCTGATGAACAGATTGGGTGTTCATTGGCTGAAGCTGCATCCAGTCCTGCTTACATGGATTATCTATCTGGAGCTTCTTCTACTTCTTCACCTTCTTTACATGTTGTCTACATAAACACCTCATTAGAAACGAAAGCCCATTCACATGAACTTGTGCCTACCATTACATGCACTTCTTCAAACGTTGTGCAAACTATCTTACAG GCTTTTGCTGAAGTACCAAACATAATTGTGTGGTATGGACCTGATTCTTACATGGGTGCAAACATTGTTGAGTTATTTAAGCAGATGACATTGATGACTGATGAAGAAATAGCCAAAATACATCCAGATCATACTAGAAACTCAATCAAGGCGTTGTTGCCTCGACTCCATTATTTTCAG GATGGAACATGCCTTGTACATCACATGTTTGGTCATGAAGTTGTGGAAAAGATCAATGACATGTATTGTGATGCGTTTCTCACAGCCCATTTTGAGGTTCCTGGTGAAATGTTTTCATTAGCTATGGAAGCTAAGAGAAGAGGAATGGGTGTGGTGGGGTCCACCCAAAACATacttgattttataaaaacaagagTGCAAGAGGCTCTTGATAGAAATGTGGATGACCACCTTCAGTTTGTACTAGGAACAGAATCAGGAATGCTGACCTCCATTGTTGCAGCAGTTCGTGGACTCTTAGGCTCTCCAGAATCTTCTTCTTTGAGGGAAGGAAAAGTGAGTGTGGAGATAGTTTTTCCTGTTTCATCTGATTCAATGACAAGAACTTCTTCACAAACTTCATCTGATTTGGGTGATTTGTCTGTGATTCCTGGTGTTGCAAGTGGCGAGGGGTGTTCTCTTCATGGTGGTTGTGCATCGTGTCCATATATGAAG ATGAACTCCCTTACGTCACTTGTGAAAGTGTGTAATGGGCTGCCACTTGGCAAAGAAGGTCTTAGAGGGTATGAAGCTGGGCGATTTAGCTTACTTACACCTAAAGGGAAATTAATTGCAGATGTGGGTTGTGAACCAATCCTCCATATGAGACATTATCAG GCAACAAAAAGACTGCCGGAGAAACTTATCAATCAGATTCTTGGTGGTGCTAAAATTGGAAAGagttaa
- the LOC111907042 gene encoding manganese-dependent ADP-ribose/CDP-alcohol diphosphatase: protein MGHPNGLAPLFSFGVITDVQYADIPDGYSFHGVPRYYRNSILVLQRAVKKWNNHQNIKFSLNLGDIVDGKCPKDQSLDVVCKVIKEFENFNGPTYHIIGNHCLYNLPRSKLLPLLSIPSHHPHAYYDFSPIPEYRFIVLDGYDISAIGWPHDHPHTIQSLNFLNEKNPNSNKDSPNGLVNLERRFVKFNGGVGKEQLKWLDNILQDAKNSNQKVVVCCHVPLDPGSTSNDSILWNYEEVMDVIHRYDCVKVCLCGHDHHGGHSVDSHGVHHRVLEAALECQPGIDAFGYIDVFEDRLSLIGADGMVSSEMVFKR, encoded by the coding sequence ATGGGCCACCCAAATGGATTAGCACCTCTTTTCTCATTTGGGGTTATCACAGATGTCCAGTATGCAGACATTCCCGATGGGTATTCATTCCATGGTGTACCTCGATACTATAGAAACAGCATTCTCGTGTTACAAAGAGCAGTAAAGAAATGGAATAATCACCAAAATATCAAATTCTCACTAAATCTTGGCGACATTGTTGATGGAAAATGTCCCAAAGACCAATCACTAGATGTTGTATGTAAAGTAATTAAAGAATTTGAAAACTTCAATGGTCCtacatatcatataatcggaaACCACTGTCTCTACAATCTTCCTCGCAGCAAGTTGCTTCCATTGTTGTCCATTCCTAGTCATCATCCCCATGCTTACTATGATTTTTCCCCAATCCCAGAATACAGATTCATTGTTCTTGATGGGTATGACATCAGCGCAATCGGTTGGCCTCATGATCACCCTCACACAATTCAATCCTTGAACTTTCTAAACGaaaaaaaccctaattccaaCAAAGATAGTCCAAATGGGTTAGTGAATCTTGAAAGAAGATTCGTGAAATTCAATGGTGGAGTTGGGAAAGAACAGTTGAAATGGTTAGACAACATACTCCAAGATGCAAAAAACTCGAACCAAAAAGTTGTTGTATGCTGTCATGTTCCCCTAGATCCTGGATCCACATCGAATGATTCAATTTTGTGGaattatgaggaagttatggatgTGATTCATAGGTATGATTGTGTGAAGGTTTGTTTATGTGGTCATGATCATCATGGGGGACACTCTGTTGACTCTCATGGAGTAcatcatcgagtgcttgaagcAGCTTTGGAATGCCAGCCTGGCATAGATGCGTTTGGATATATAGATGTTTTTGAAGATAGGTTATCACTTATTGGTGCTGATGGAATGGTAAGTAGTGAAATGGTTTTCAAGCGCTAA
- the LOC111907044 gene encoding serine/threonine-protein kinase AFC2 isoform X1, whose amino-acid sequence MEMERVTEFPMGQLDLRPRKRQRLGWDVVPPPPKAQLGLFCGQEIGNVASFAPQRAPSDHISSPLVKRVARNASPPWRQDDKDGHYVFALGDNLTSRYKIHGKMGEGTFGQVLECWDKERKEMVAIKIVRGIKKYREAAMIEIDVLQQLGKHDKGGNRCVQIRNWFDYRNHICIVFEKLGPSLYDFLRKNNYRSFPIDLVREIGRQLLECIAFMHDLRLIHTDLKPENILLVSPEYVKVPDYKGSSRSPKDSSFSKRVPKSSAIKVIDFGSTTYDRQDQSYIVSTRHYRAPEVILGLGWSYPCDIWSVGCILVELCSGEALFQTHENLEHLAMMERVLGPLPTHMLKKADRHAEKYVRKGRLDWPEGATSRESIKAVMKLPRLQNLIMQHVDHSAGDLIHLLQGLLRYDPLERVTARAALRHPFFTRDNLSRRY is encoded by the exons ATGGAGATGGAGCGTGTTACGGAGTTTCCCATGGGTCAATTGGATCTCAGGCCGAGGAAGCGACAAAGATTGGGCTGGGATGTGGTTCCTCCACCACCGAAG GCTCAGCTAGGATTATTTTGTGGACAAGAGATTGGAAATGTTGCAAGCTTTGCACCTCAGCGAGCACCATCAGACCACATTAGTTCTCCCCTTGTTAAGCGTGTGGCTCGAAATGCTTCTCCCCCATGGCGCCAAGATGATAAAGATGGTCATTATGTGTTTGCACTTGGAGATAATCTAACTTCCCGAT ATAAGATTCATGGGAAAATGGGAGAAG GTACATTTGGGCAAGTATTGGAATGTTGGGATAAGGAAAGAAAGGAAATGGTGGCAATAAAAATTGTTCGTGGTATAAAGAAATATCGTGAGGCAGCAATGATAGAGATTGATGTGTTGCAACAACTTGGTAAACATGACAAAGGAGGCAATCG TTGTGTGCAAATAAGGAACTGGTTTGACTATCGTAACCATATCTGTATT GTTTTTGAGAAGCTTGGACCAAGCTTATATGATTTTCTACGCAAAAACAATTATCGCTCATTTCCCATTGACCTAGTTCGGGAGATTGGCAGACAACTCTTGGAATGTATTGCAT TTATGCATGATTTGAGGCTGATTCACACTGATTTGAAGCCTGAAAACATACTTCTTGTGTCTCCAGAGTATGTGAAAGTTCCTGATTACAAG ggTTCATCGAGGTCACCAAAAGATAGTTCTTTTTCTAAAAGGGTTCCGAAATCGAGTGCTATTAAGGTGATTGACTTTGGTAGTACAACATATGACAGACAGGACCAAAGCTACATAGTGTCCACACGTCACTATCGTGCACCGGAAGTTATATTAG GGCTTGGATGGAGTTATCCATGTGATATATGGAGTGTTGGTTGTATTTTGGTGGAACTTTGCTCG GGGGAAGCATTGTTTCAAACACATGAAAACTTGGAACATCTTGCAATGATGGAGAGGGTTCTTGGCCCATTGCCTACACACATGTTAAAGAAAGCAGA CCGACATGCAGAGAAATATGTTCGGAAGGGAAGGTTAGATTGGCCAGAAGGGGCTACATCAAGAGAAAGTATTAAAGCTGTGATGAAGCTACCTCGGCTCCAG AATTTGATAATGCAGCATGTAGACCATTCAGCAGGGGATTTGATTCATCTGTTGCAAGGGCTATTAAGATATGATCCTTTGGAGAGGGTAACAGCACGTGCAGCATTAAGACATCCTTTCTTCACCAGGGACAATCTCAGTAGACGATACTAA
- the LOC111907044 gene encoding serine/threonine-protein kinase AFC2 isoform X2 has protein sequence MGEGTFGQVLECWDKERKEMVAIKIVRGIKKYREAAMIEIDVLQQLGKHDKGGNRCVQIRNWFDYRNHICIVFEKLGPSLYDFLRKNNYRSFPIDLVREIGRQLLECIAFMHDLRLIHTDLKPENILLVSPEYVKVPDYKGSSRSPKDSSFSKRVPKSSAIKVIDFGSTTYDRQDQSYIVSTRHYRAPEVILGLGWSYPCDIWSVGCILVELCSGEALFQTHENLEHLAMMERVLGPLPTHMLKKADRHAEKYVRKGRLDWPEGATSRESIKAVMKLPRLQNLIMQHVDHSAGDLIHLLQGLLRYDPLERVTARAALRHPFFTRDNLSRRY, from the exons ATGGGAGAAG GTACATTTGGGCAAGTATTGGAATGTTGGGATAAGGAAAGAAAGGAAATGGTGGCAATAAAAATTGTTCGTGGTATAAAGAAATATCGTGAGGCAGCAATGATAGAGATTGATGTGTTGCAACAACTTGGTAAACATGACAAAGGAGGCAATCG TTGTGTGCAAATAAGGAACTGGTTTGACTATCGTAACCATATCTGTATT GTTTTTGAGAAGCTTGGACCAAGCTTATATGATTTTCTACGCAAAAACAATTATCGCTCATTTCCCATTGACCTAGTTCGGGAGATTGGCAGACAACTCTTGGAATGTATTGCAT TTATGCATGATTTGAGGCTGATTCACACTGATTTGAAGCCTGAAAACATACTTCTTGTGTCTCCAGAGTATGTGAAAGTTCCTGATTACAAG ggTTCATCGAGGTCACCAAAAGATAGTTCTTTTTCTAAAAGGGTTCCGAAATCGAGTGCTATTAAGGTGATTGACTTTGGTAGTACAACATATGACAGACAGGACCAAAGCTACATAGTGTCCACACGTCACTATCGTGCACCGGAAGTTATATTAG GGCTTGGATGGAGTTATCCATGTGATATATGGAGTGTTGGTTGTATTTTGGTGGAACTTTGCTCG GGGGAAGCATTGTTTCAAACACATGAAAACTTGGAACATCTTGCAATGATGGAGAGGGTTCTTGGCCCATTGCCTACACACATGTTAAAGAAAGCAGA CCGACATGCAGAGAAATATGTTCGGAAGGGAAGGTTAGATTGGCCAGAAGGGGCTACATCAAGAGAAAGTATTAAAGCTGTGATGAAGCTACCTCGGCTCCAG AATTTGATAATGCAGCATGTAGACCATTCAGCAGGGGATTTGATTCATCTGTTGCAAGGGCTATTAAGATATGATCCTTTGGAGAGGGTAACAGCACGTGCAGCATTAAGACATCCTTTCTTCACCAGGGACAATCTCAGTAGACGATACTAA
- the LOC111907044 gene encoding serine/threonine-protein kinase AFC2 isoform X3 translates to MTKEAIVMHDLRLIHTDLKPENILLVSPEYVKVPDYKGSSRSPKDSSFSKRVPKSSAIKVIDFGSTTYDRQDQSYIVSTRHYRAPEVILGLGWSYPCDIWSVGCILVELCSGEALFQTHENLEHLAMMERVLGPLPTHMLKKADRHAEKYVRKGRLDWPEGATSRESIKAVMKLPRLQNLIMQHVDHSAGDLIHLLQGLLRYDPLERVTARAALRHPFFTRDNLSRRY, encoded by the exons ATGACAAAGGAGGCAATCG TTATGCATGATTTGAGGCTGATTCACACTGATTTGAAGCCTGAAAACATACTTCTTGTGTCTCCAGAGTATGTGAAAGTTCCTGATTACAAG ggTTCATCGAGGTCACCAAAAGATAGTTCTTTTTCTAAAAGGGTTCCGAAATCGAGTGCTATTAAGGTGATTGACTTTGGTAGTACAACATATGACAGACAGGACCAAAGCTACATAGTGTCCACACGTCACTATCGTGCACCGGAAGTTATATTAG GGCTTGGATGGAGTTATCCATGTGATATATGGAGTGTTGGTTGTATTTTGGTGGAACTTTGCTCG GGGGAAGCATTGTTTCAAACACATGAAAACTTGGAACATCTTGCAATGATGGAGAGGGTTCTTGGCCCATTGCCTACACACATGTTAAAGAAAGCAGA CCGACATGCAGAGAAATATGTTCGGAAGGGAAGGTTAGATTGGCCAGAAGGGGCTACATCAAGAGAAAGTATTAAAGCTGTGATGAAGCTACCTCGGCTCCAG AATTTGATAATGCAGCATGTAGACCATTCAGCAGGGGATTTGATTCATCTGTTGCAAGGGCTATTAAGATATGATCCTTTGGAGAGGGTAACAGCACGTGCAGCATTAAGACATCCTTTCTTCACCAGGGACAATCTCAGTAGACGATACTAA